A single window of Salvia splendens isolate huo1 chromosome 8, SspV2, whole genome shotgun sequence DNA harbors:
- the LOC121745150 gene encoding uncharacterized protein LOC121745150 isoform X6 produces the protein MGVVQYWQLPEEIVPLNKMTEVGVQLTIEIESGVCTDHVDNLLDNSTVKTTEVENTGSCISTTSAADTTVSSLMNCVPEPVQCVNTSDKVAKPVQLGNTDYAKEQYGIIVNTNGPTSYSGLMGQPTDTNDLSQQSTSNVTEVVAHSTRNQSNYYSGPSSYVSQEAKISNSFLELNNMVDKLLYQNSCDGCSYMGSSFKTCGYINNYLHGDLAANLANYLRSQGRDVVSKRGCYCLLNAAASNANRKVLAGVRSMKKDGRLPGVATYIMFMEESLGVLLIGPFRSDTFRKRWRKEVEQATDCIAIKVVLLELEHNVSGDWIKLVDNGSTQSSTTQKRRPGRRGRKPSGAVEVATSTDFTWWRVKAYVPKMRSALVNG, from the exons ATGGGGGTCGTGCAGTATTGGCAACTGCCTGAGGAAATTGTACCTCTCAATAAGATGACTGAAGTCGGTGTACAATTAACAATTGAAATAGAAAGTGGTGTATGTACCGATCATGTGGATAATCTGTTGGACAATTCAACTGTGAAGACGACTGAGGTTGAGAACACTGGAAGTTGTATCAGCACTACTAGTGCAGCAGATACGACTGTTTCAAGTCTTATGAACTGTGTTCCTGAACCTGTCCAATGTGTGAACACTTCGGATAAGGTGGCCAAACCTGTTCAGTTGGGTAACACAGATTATGCTAAAGAGCAATATGGTATTATTGTGAACACCAATGGACCCACTTCCTACAGTGGCTTAATGGGTCAGCCTACTGATACCAATGATTTGAGCCAACAAAGCACTTCAAATGTGACAGAAGTTGTTGCCCACTCAACAAGAAACCAGAGCAATTATTACAGTGGTCCAAGCAGCTATGTTTCTCAAGAAGCCAAAATTTCCAATTCGTTCCTGGAACTTAACAATATGGTGGACAAGCTGTTGTATCAAAATTCATGTGATGGTTGCTCATACATGGGGTCTTCCTTCAAAACATGTggttatataaataattatttgcaTGGAGATCTCGCTGCTAATTTGGCTAATTATTTGAGATCCCAAGGGAGAGATGTGGTAAGCAAGAGAGGATGCTATTGCTTATTAAATGCAGCTGCTTCAAATGCCAACAGAAAGGTACTTGCTGGTGTTCGCTCTATGAAGAAGGATGGGAGGCTTCCTGGTGTCGCAACATATATTATGTTTATGGAGGAGAGCTTAGGTGTTCTACTTATTGGTCCCTTCCGTAGTGACACTTTCAGGAAAAGATGGCGCAAAGAAGTTGAACAAGCCACTGATTGCATTGCAATAAAAGTAGTTTTGCTTGAA CTTGAGCATAATGTGTCTGGAGATTGGATAAAGCTTGTTGATAATGGGTCAACTCAATCTTCTACCACTCAGAAGCGCAGACCAGGAAGGCGTGGCCGGAAACCTTCTGGTGCAGTGGAAGTTGCAACATCAACTGATTTCACCTGGTGGAGAGTCAAAGCTTATGTTCCAAAGATGCGTTCTGCCTTGGTCAATGGTTAG
- the LOC121745150 gene encoding uncharacterized protein LOC121745150 isoform X1 produces MLHVLKRLSSEGSELALKCMRLKASVDSEICLRYYNRRDIPRALQAEHVAIYSEICMGVVQYWQLPEEIVPLNKMTEVGVQLTIEIESGVCTDHVDNLLDNSTVKTTEVENTGSCISTTSAADTTVSSLMNCVPEPVQCVNTSDKVAKPVQLGNTDYAKEQYGIIVNTNGPTSYSGLMGQPTDTNDLSQQSTSNVTEVVAHSTRNQSNYYSGPSSYVSQEAKISNSFLELNNMVDKLLYQNSCDGCSYMGSSFKTCGYINNYLHGDLAANLANYLRSQGRDVVSKRGCYCLLNAAASNANRKVLAGVRSMKKDGRLPGVATYIMFMEESLGVLLIGPFRSDTFRKRWRKEVEQATDCIAIKVVLLELEHNVSGDWIKLVDNGSTQSSTTQKRRPGRRGRKPSGAVEVATSTDFTWWRVKAYVPKMRSALVNG; encoded by the exons ATGTTGCATGTTTTGAAGAGGCTCTCATCAGAAGGTTCAGAGCTGGCATTAAAATGCATGAG ATTGAAGGCCTCAGTTGACTCTGAAATTTGTCTGAGATACTACAATAGACGCGACATTCCTAGGGCTCTCCAAGCAGAGCATGTTGCCATATATTCAGAAATATGCATGGGGGTCGTGCAGTATTGGCAACTGCCTGAGGAAATTGTACCTCTCAATAAGATGACTGAAGTCGGTGTACAATTAACAATTGAAATAGAAAGTGGTGTATGTACCGATCATGTGGATAATCTGTTGGACAATTCAACTGTGAAGACGACTGAGGTTGAGAACACTGGAAGTTGTATCAGCACTACTAGTGCAGCAGATACGACTGTTTCAAGTCTTATGAACTGTGTTCCTGAACCTGTCCAATGTGTGAACACTTCGGATAAGGTGGCCAAACCTGTTCAGTTGGGTAACACAGATTATGCTAAAGAGCAATATGGTATTATTGTGAACACCAATGGACCCACTTCCTACAGTGGCTTAATGGGTCAGCCTACTGATACCAATGATTTGAGCCAACAAAGCACTTCAAATGTGACAGAAGTTGTTGCCCACTCAACAAGAAACCAGAGCAATTATTACAGTGGTCCAAGCAGCTATGTTTCTCAAGAAGCCAAAATTTCCAATTCGTTCCTGGAACTTAACAATATGGTGGACAAGCTGTTGTATCAAAATTCATGTGATGGTTGCTCATACATGGGGTCTTCCTTCAAAACATGTggttatataaataattatttgcaTGGAGATCTCGCTGCTAATTTGGCTAATTATTTGAGATCCCAAGGGAGAGATGTGGTAAGCAAGAGAGGATGCTATTGCTTATTAAATGCAGCTGCTTCAAATGCCAACAGAAAGGTACTTGCTGGTGTTCGCTCTATGAAGAAGGATGGGAGGCTTCCTGGTGTCGCAACATATATTATGTTTATGGAGGAGAGCTTAGGTGTTCTACTTATTGGTCCCTTCCGTAGTGACACTTTCAGGAAAAGATGGCGCAAAGAAGTTGAACAAGCCACTGATTGCATTGCAATAAAAGTAGTTTTGCTTGAA CTTGAGCATAATGTGTCTGGAGATTGGATAAAGCTTGTTGATAATGGGTCAACTCAATCTTCTACCACTCAGAAGCGCAGACCAGGAAGGCGTGGCCGGAAACCTTCTGGTGCAGTGGAAGTTGCAACATCAACTGATTTCACCTGGTGGAGAGTCAAAGCTTATGTTCCAAAGATGCGTTCTGCCTTGGTCAATGGTTAG
- the LOC121745150 gene encoding uncharacterized protein LOC121745150 isoform X5, with protein sequence MLHVLKRLSSEGSELALKCMRLKASVDSEICLRYYNRRDIPRALQAEHVAIYSEICMGVVQYWQLPEEIVPLNKMTEVGVQLTIEIESGVCTDHVDNLLDNSTVKTTEVENTGSCISTTSAADTTVSSLMNCVPEPVQCVNTSDKVAKPVQLGNTDYAKEQYGIIVNTNGPTSYSGLMGQPTDTNDLSQQSTSNVTEVVAHSTRNQSNYYSGPSSYVSQEAKISNSFLELNNMVDKLLYQNSCDGCSYMGSSFKTCGYINNYLHGDLAANLANYLRSQGRDVVSKRGCYCLLNAAASNANRKVLAGVRSMKKDGRLPGVATYIMFMEESLGVLLIGPFRSDTFRKRWRKEVEQATDCIAIKVVLLEGLKGRCSIISLSIMCLEIG encoded by the exons ATGTTGCATGTTTTGAAGAGGCTCTCATCAGAAGGTTCAGAGCTGGCATTAAAATGCATGAG ATTGAAGGCCTCAGTTGACTCTGAAATTTGTCTGAGATACTACAATAGACGCGACATTCCTAGGGCTCTCCAAGCAGAGCATGTTGCCATATATTCAGAAATATGCATGGGGGTCGTGCAGTATTGGCAACTGCCTGAGGAAATTGTACCTCTCAATAAGATGACTGAAGTCGGTGTACAATTAACAATTGAAATAGAAAGTGGTGTATGTACCGATCATGTGGATAATCTGTTGGACAATTCAACTGTGAAGACGACTGAGGTTGAGAACACTGGAAGTTGTATCAGCACTACTAGTGCAGCAGATACGACTGTTTCAAGTCTTATGAACTGTGTTCCTGAACCTGTCCAATGTGTGAACACTTCGGATAAGGTGGCCAAACCTGTTCAGTTGGGTAACACAGATTATGCTAAAGAGCAATATGGTATTATTGTGAACACCAATGGACCCACTTCCTACAGTGGCTTAATGGGTCAGCCTACTGATACCAATGATTTGAGCCAACAAAGCACTTCAAATGTGACAGAAGTTGTTGCCCACTCAACAAGAAACCAGAGCAATTATTACAGTGGTCCAAGCAGCTATGTTTCTCAAGAAGCCAAAATTTCCAATTCGTTCCTGGAACTTAACAATATGGTGGACAAGCTGTTGTATCAAAATTCATGTGATGGTTGCTCATACATGGGGTCTTCCTTCAAAACATGTggttatataaataattatttgcaTGGAGATCTCGCTGCTAATTTGGCTAATTATTTGAGATCCCAAGGGAGAGATGTGGTAAGCAAGAGAGGATGCTATTGCTTATTAAATGCAGCTGCTTCAAATGCCAACAGAAAGGTACTTGCTGGTGTTCGCTCTATGAAGAAGGATGGGAGGCTTCCTGGTGTCGCAACATATATTATGTTTATGGAGGAGAGCTTAGGTGTTCTACTTATTGGTCCCTTCCGTAGTGACACTTTCAGGAAAAGATGGCGCAAAGAAGTTGAACAAGCCACTGATTGCATTGCAATAAAAGTAGTTTTGCTTGAA GGACTCAAGGGTAGGTGTTCCATCATCAG CTTGAGCATAATGTGTCTGGAGATTGGATAA
- the LOC121745150 gene encoding uncharacterized protein LOC121745150 isoform X2 yields the protein MLHVLKRLSSEGSELALKCMRLKASVDSEICLRYYNRRDIPRALQAEHVAIYSEICMGVVQYWQLPEEIVPLNKMTEVGVQLTIEIESGVCTDHVDNLLDNSTVKTTEVENTGSCISTTSAADTTVSSLMNCVPEPVQCVNTSDKVAKPVQLGNTDYAKEQYGIIVNTNGPTSYSGLMGQPTDTNDLSQQSTSNVTEVVAHSTRNQSNYYSGPSSYVSQEAKISNSFLELNNMVDKLLYQNSCDGCSYMGSSFKTCGYINNYLHGDLAANLANYLRSQGRDVVSKRGCYCLLNAAASNANRKVLAGVRSMKKDGRLPGVATYIMFMEESLGVLLIGPFRSDTFRKRWRKEVEQATDCIAIKVVLLEVSIFIFVPIIRLLVLLNSSSCLAIRDIIAGTQGLSIMCLEIG from the exons ATGTTGCATGTTTTGAAGAGGCTCTCATCAGAAGGTTCAGAGCTGGCATTAAAATGCATGAG ATTGAAGGCCTCAGTTGACTCTGAAATTTGTCTGAGATACTACAATAGACGCGACATTCCTAGGGCTCTCCAAGCAGAGCATGTTGCCATATATTCAGAAATATGCATGGGGGTCGTGCAGTATTGGCAACTGCCTGAGGAAATTGTACCTCTCAATAAGATGACTGAAGTCGGTGTACAATTAACAATTGAAATAGAAAGTGGTGTATGTACCGATCATGTGGATAATCTGTTGGACAATTCAACTGTGAAGACGACTGAGGTTGAGAACACTGGAAGTTGTATCAGCACTACTAGTGCAGCAGATACGACTGTTTCAAGTCTTATGAACTGTGTTCCTGAACCTGTCCAATGTGTGAACACTTCGGATAAGGTGGCCAAACCTGTTCAGTTGGGTAACACAGATTATGCTAAAGAGCAATATGGTATTATTGTGAACACCAATGGACCCACTTCCTACAGTGGCTTAATGGGTCAGCCTACTGATACCAATGATTTGAGCCAACAAAGCACTTCAAATGTGACAGAAGTTGTTGCCCACTCAACAAGAAACCAGAGCAATTATTACAGTGGTCCAAGCAGCTATGTTTCTCAAGAAGCCAAAATTTCCAATTCGTTCCTGGAACTTAACAATATGGTGGACAAGCTGTTGTATCAAAATTCATGTGATGGTTGCTCATACATGGGGTCTTCCTTCAAAACATGTggttatataaataattatttgcaTGGAGATCTCGCTGCTAATTTGGCTAATTATTTGAGATCCCAAGGGAGAGATGTGGTAAGCAAGAGAGGATGCTATTGCTTATTAAATGCAGCTGCTTCAAATGCCAACAGAAAGGTACTTGCTGGTGTTCGCTCTATGAAGAAGGATGGGAGGCTTCCTGGTGTCGCAACATATATTATGTTTATGGAGGAGAGCTTAGGTGTTCTACTTATTGGTCCCTTCCGTAGTGACACTTTCAGGAAAAGATGGCGCAAAGAAGTTGAACAAGCCACTGATTGCATTGCAATAAAAGTAGTTTTGCTTGAAGTAAGCATCTTTATTTTTGTACCCATCATCAGGTTACTGGTCCTACTTAATAGTAGTAGTTGTTTAGCTATAAGAGACATAATTGCAGGGACTCAAGG CTTGAGCATAATGTGTCTGGAGATTGGATAA
- the LOC121745150 gene encoding uncharacterized protein LOC121745150 isoform X7, whose amino-acid sequence MLHVLKRLSSEGSELALKCMRLKASVDSEICLRYYNRRDIPRALQAEHVAIYSEICMGVVQYWQLPEEIVPLNKMTEVGVQLTIEIESGVCTDHVDNLLDNSTVKTTEVENTGSCISTTSAADTTVSSLMNCVPEPVQCVNTSDKVAKPVQLGNTDYAKEQYGIIVNTNGPTSYSGLMGQPTDTNDLSQQSTSNVTEVVAHSTRNQSNYYSGPSSYVSQEAKISNSFLELNNMVDKLLYQNSCDGCSYMGSSFKTCGYINNYLHGDLAANLANYLRSQGRDVVSKRGCYCLLNAAASNANRKVLAGVRSMKKDGRLPGVATYIMFMEESLGVLLIGPFRSDTFRKRWRKEVEQATDCIAIKVVLLEGLKA is encoded by the exons ATGTTGCATGTTTTGAAGAGGCTCTCATCAGAAGGTTCAGAGCTGGCATTAAAATGCATGAG ATTGAAGGCCTCAGTTGACTCTGAAATTTGTCTGAGATACTACAATAGACGCGACATTCCTAGGGCTCTCCAAGCAGAGCATGTTGCCATATATTCAGAAATATGCATGGGGGTCGTGCAGTATTGGCAACTGCCTGAGGAAATTGTACCTCTCAATAAGATGACTGAAGTCGGTGTACAATTAACAATTGAAATAGAAAGTGGTGTATGTACCGATCATGTGGATAATCTGTTGGACAATTCAACTGTGAAGACGACTGAGGTTGAGAACACTGGAAGTTGTATCAGCACTACTAGTGCAGCAGATACGACTGTTTCAAGTCTTATGAACTGTGTTCCTGAACCTGTCCAATGTGTGAACACTTCGGATAAGGTGGCCAAACCTGTTCAGTTGGGTAACACAGATTATGCTAAAGAGCAATATGGTATTATTGTGAACACCAATGGACCCACTTCCTACAGTGGCTTAATGGGTCAGCCTACTGATACCAATGATTTGAGCCAACAAAGCACTTCAAATGTGACAGAAGTTGTTGCCCACTCAACAAGAAACCAGAGCAATTATTACAGTGGTCCAAGCAGCTATGTTTCTCAAGAAGCCAAAATTTCCAATTCGTTCCTGGAACTTAACAATATGGTGGACAAGCTGTTGTATCAAAATTCATGTGATGGTTGCTCATACATGGGGTCTTCCTTCAAAACATGTggttatataaataattatttgcaTGGAGATCTCGCTGCTAATTTGGCTAATTATTTGAGATCCCAAGGGAGAGATGTGGTAAGCAAGAGAGGATGCTATTGCTTATTAAATGCAGCTGCTTCAAATGCCAACAGAAAGGTACTTGCTGGTGTTCGCTCTATGAAGAAGGATGGGAGGCTTCCTGGTGTCGCAACATATATTATGTTTATGGAGGAGAGCTTAGGTGTTCTACTTATTGGTCCCTTCCGTAGTGACACTTTCAGGAAAAGATGGCGCAAAGAAGTTGAACAAGCCACTGATTGCATTGCAATAAAAGTAGTTTTGCTTGAA GGACTCAAGG CTTGA
- the LOC121745150 gene encoding uncharacterized protein LOC121745150 isoform X4 — protein sequence MLHVLKRLSSEGSELALKCMRLKASVDSEICLRYYNRRDIPRALQAEHVAIYSEICMGVVQYWQLPEEIVPLNKMTEVGVQLTIEIESGVCTDHVDNLLDNSTVKTTEVENTGSCISTTSAADTTVSSLMNCVPEPVQCVNTSDKVAKPVQLGNTDYAKEQYGIIVNTNGPTSYSGLMGQPTDTNDLSQQSTSNVTEVVAHSTRNQSNYYSGPSSYVSQEAKISNSFLELNNMVDKLLYQNSCDGCSYMGSSFKTCGYINNYLHGDLAANLANYLRSQGRDVVSKRGCYCLLNAAASNANRKVLAGVRSMKKDGRLPGVATYIMFMEESLGVLLIGPFRSDTFRKRWRKEVEQATDCIAIKVVLLEGLKGRCSIIRLLIPPEVDRFCLSRIVV from the exons ATGTTGCATGTTTTGAAGAGGCTCTCATCAGAAGGTTCAGAGCTGGCATTAAAATGCATGAG ATTGAAGGCCTCAGTTGACTCTGAAATTTGTCTGAGATACTACAATAGACGCGACATTCCTAGGGCTCTCCAAGCAGAGCATGTTGCCATATATTCAGAAATATGCATGGGGGTCGTGCAGTATTGGCAACTGCCTGAGGAAATTGTACCTCTCAATAAGATGACTGAAGTCGGTGTACAATTAACAATTGAAATAGAAAGTGGTGTATGTACCGATCATGTGGATAATCTGTTGGACAATTCAACTGTGAAGACGACTGAGGTTGAGAACACTGGAAGTTGTATCAGCACTACTAGTGCAGCAGATACGACTGTTTCAAGTCTTATGAACTGTGTTCCTGAACCTGTCCAATGTGTGAACACTTCGGATAAGGTGGCCAAACCTGTTCAGTTGGGTAACACAGATTATGCTAAAGAGCAATATGGTATTATTGTGAACACCAATGGACCCACTTCCTACAGTGGCTTAATGGGTCAGCCTACTGATACCAATGATTTGAGCCAACAAAGCACTTCAAATGTGACAGAAGTTGTTGCCCACTCAACAAGAAACCAGAGCAATTATTACAGTGGTCCAAGCAGCTATGTTTCTCAAGAAGCCAAAATTTCCAATTCGTTCCTGGAACTTAACAATATGGTGGACAAGCTGTTGTATCAAAATTCATGTGATGGTTGCTCATACATGGGGTCTTCCTTCAAAACATGTggttatataaataattatttgcaTGGAGATCTCGCTGCTAATTTGGCTAATTATTTGAGATCCCAAGGGAGAGATGTGGTAAGCAAGAGAGGATGCTATTGCTTATTAAATGCAGCTGCTTCAAATGCCAACAGAAAGGTACTTGCTGGTGTTCGCTCTATGAAGAAGGATGGGAGGCTTCCTGGTGTCGCAACATATATTATGTTTATGGAGGAGAGCTTAGGTGTTCTACTTATTGGTCCCTTCCGTAGTGACACTTTCAGGAAAAGATGGCGCAAAGAAGTTGAACAAGCCACTGATTGCATTGCAATAAAAGTAGTTTTGCTTGAA GGACTCAAGGGTAGGTGTTCCATCATCAGGTTACTGATTCCTCCTGAAGTTGACAGATTTTGCTTGTCGAGAATTGTAGTTTAA
- the LOC121745150 gene encoding uncharacterized protein LOC121745150 isoform X3, with protein sequence MLHVLKRLSSEGSELALKCMRLKASVDSEICLRYYNRRDIPRALQAEHVAIYSEICMGVVQYWQLPEEIVPLNKMTEVGVQLTIEIESGVCTDHVDNLLDNSTVKTTEVENTGSCISTTSAADTTVSSLMNCVPEPVQCVNTSDKVAKPVQLGNTDYAKEQYGIIVNTNGPTSYSGLMGQPTDTNDLSQQSTSNVTEVVAHSTRNQSNYYSGPSSYVSQEAKISNSFLELNNMVDKLLYQNSCDGCSYMGSSFKTCGYINNYLHGDLAANLANYLRSQGRDVVSKRGCYCLLNAAASNANRKVLAGVRSMKKDGRLPGVATYIMFMEESLGVLLIGPFRSDTFRKRWRKEVEQATDCIAIKVVLLEVSIFIFVPIIRLLVLLNSSSCLAIRDIIAGTQG encoded by the exons ATGTTGCATGTTTTGAAGAGGCTCTCATCAGAAGGTTCAGAGCTGGCATTAAAATGCATGAG ATTGAAGGCCTCAGTTGACTCTGAAATTTGTCTGAGATACTACAATAGACGCGACATTCCTAGGGCTCTCCAAGCAGAGCATGTTGCCATATATTCAGAAATATGCATGGGGGTCGTGCAGTATTGGCAACTGCCTGAGGAAATTGTACCTCTCAATAAGATGACTGAAGTCGGTGTACAATTAACAATTGAAATAGAAAGTGGTGTATGTACCGATCATGTGGATAATCTGTTGGACAATTCAACTGTGAAGACGACTGAGGTTGAGAACACTGGAAGTTGTATCAGCACTACTAGTGCAGCAGATACGACTGTTTCAAGTCTTATGAACTGTGTTCCTGAACCTGTCCAATGTGTGAACACTTCGGATAAGGTGGCCAAACCTGTTCAGTTGGGTAACACAGATTATGCTAAAGAGCAATATGGTATTATTGTGAACACCAATGGACCCACTTCCTACAGTGGCTTAATGGGTCAGCCTACTGATACCAATGATTTGAGCCAACAAAGCACTTCAAATGTGACAGAAGTTGTTGCCCACTCAACAAGAAACCAGAGCAATTATTACAGTGGTCCAAGCAGCTATGTTTCTCAAGAAGCCAAAATTTCCAATTCGTTCCTGGAACTTAACAATATGGTGGACAAGCTGTTGTATCAAAATTCATGTGATGGTTGCTCATACATGGGGTCTTCCTTCAAAACATGTggttatataaataattatttgcaTGGAGATCTCGCTGCTAATTTGGCTAATTATTTGAGATCCCAAGGGAGAGATGTGGTAAGCAAGAGAGGATGCTATTGCTTATTAAATGCAGCTGCTTCAAATGCCAACAGAAAGGTACTTGCTGGTGTTCGCTCTATGAAGAAGGATGGGAGGCTTCCTGGTGTCGCAACATATATTATGTTTATGGAGGAGAGCTTAGGTGTTCTACTTATTGGTCCCTTCCGTAGTGACACTTTCAGGAAAAGATGGCGCAAAGAAGTTGAACAAGCCACTGATTGCATTGCAATAAAAGTAGTTTTGCTTGAAGTAAGCATCTTTATTTTTGTACCCATCATCAGGTTACTGGTCCTACTTAATAGTAGTAGTTGTTTAGCTATAAGAGACATAATTGCAGGGACTCAAGGGTAG
- the LOC121743414 gene encoding pentatricopeptide repeat-containing protein At4g20770-like, which produces MNKVRTRFGRLRGRASCVLRPRLPEAGVGFVVRRGLRTDHAVETALVDMYTKYGSLLRAQALFEGAGARDRILWNAMIAGYGIHGRGEEALSVFRRTIGAPDEEAKVKMLRNHRERLAIAFRILKTRRGIRLLSVDHEEAESVWGLA; this is translated from the exons ATGAATAAG GTTCGAACCCGATTCGGCCGCCTTCGTGGGCGAGCTTCTTGCGTGCTCCGACCTCGGCTTCCGGAGGCTGGGGTCGGATTCGTCGTCCGGAGAGGGCTCCGGACGGATCACGCCGTGGAAACCGCGCTCGTCGACATGTACACGAAGTACGGCTCGTTGCTCCGCGCCCAGGCGCTCTTCGAGGGGGCGGGCGCCCGTGACAGGATCCTCTGGAACGCTATGATTGCGGGGTACGGTATCCACGGGCGAGGAGAGGAGGCGCTTTCAGTTTTCCGCCGAACAATCGGGGCGCCGGATGAGGAGGCGAAGGTGAAGATGCTGCGTAACCACAGGGAGAGGCTGGCTATTGCGTTCAGGATTCTGAAGACTAGGCGGGGGATTAGGCTGTTGTCTGTTGATCACGAAGAAGCTGAAAGTGTGTGGGGATTGGCATGA
- the LOC121745454 gene encoding uncharacterized protein LOC121745454 codes for MLEPDKKRTKVEESSSVSVNPREQLASQPSLHSPVSPLMDAYENPGERLGLMSLFTPRHIGDDLSDIQDDEELIFLTRQLEYLQFRYQVRMKHLMEMKNQEKTEMKIQEKTQHMEGGLRFTVLWSTTEDTLHYHRFDELGLKDCSDRDLVISGFERNLEPIPGCVGFFCVGDTLFMAGGMISIGEEEKVKCEPTNCLWSAVPPNDGSLCESWTLCPATMKVKRFPSIVVPLHDGRIFICGGTAEREGWAELYDPEKGELDAKNLSVSMGEYPRPLNALELYDPDKREYLPAPNPMSMCPRAISCFQWTNEVVMVYYHHLLYGRGKGRTLDCKPSLLSYNIAQDKWAIFAENIPPPLYGRDMGYRNLVYVGGDIIFIIDYSCVWFVYDLSSKEEVGEVCVAGPRGQNKQVVEAFYTGNKDIRSSSWGFCVFMRMAGNNYCDLAYAKVEVVQGMDGSYISTVLMKGVLKIGPFIDIYIFGEEDKKGKEKIEMLET; via the exons ATGCTCGAACCAGACAAAAAACGAACTAAAGTCGAAGAGAG TTCTTCTGTTTCCGTGAACCCTAGAGAACAATTGGCGTCACAACCCTCTCTCCATTCCCCTGTCTCCCCTCTAATGGACGCATATGAAAACCCAG GAGAAAGGCTGGGCCTAATGAGTCTCTTTACTCCGAGGCACATCGGTGATGACTTGAGCGACATACAAGATGATGAAGAGCTCATTTTTCTCACCCGCCAGCTCGAGTACTTGCAATTTAGATATCAAGTTCGAATG AAGCATCTCATGGAGAtgaagaatcaagaaaaaacGGAGATGAAGATTCAAGAAAAAACG CAACATATGGAGGGCGGTTTACGCTTCACAGTGCTTTGGTCTACCACCGAAGATACTTTGCACTATCATAGATTCGACGAGTTGGGCTTGAAGGATTGTAGTGATCGAGATCTTGTAATATCCGGATTTGAAAGAAATCTGGAACCGATTCCTGGTTGTGTGGGATTTTTCTGTGTGGGTGATACCTTGTTTATGGCTGGGGGCATGATTAGTattggagaagaagaaaaagtaaagtgtGAACCAACAAACTGTTTGTGGTCTGCAGTGCCACCAAATGATGGTTCTCTATGCGAGTCTTGGACACTTTGCCCCGCTACTATGAAGGTAAAGCGATTCCCCTCCATTGTAGTCCCGTTACATGATGGCAGGATATTCATCTGCGGGGGCACAGCTGAACGAGAAGGTTGGGCTGAGTTGTACGACCCGGAAAAAGGAGAGTTGGATGCTAAGAACTTGAGTGTTTCCATGGGTGAGTATCCCCGTCCACTCAATGCCCTTGAATTGTATGATCCGGATAAACGAGAGTACTTGCCTGCTCCCAATCCCATGAGTATGTGTCCCCGTGCAATCTCTTGCtttcagtggaccaatgaagttGTCATGGTATACTATCACCACTTGCTTTATGGTAGAGGAAAAGGACGTACCTTAGATTGTAAACCATCTCTCCTCTCTTACAACATTGCTCAAGACAAATGGGCTATATTTGCAGAAAACATCCCTCCGCCGTTATATGGTCGTGACATGGGATATAGGAACCTGGTATATGTGGGGGGCGACATTATATTCATTATCGACTATTCATGTGTTTGGTTCGTGTACGATCTGTCCTCCAAAGAGGAGGTGGGTGAAGTGTGCGTGGCGGGGCCTAGGGGTCAGAATAAGCAAGTGGTGGAAGCTTTCTATACCGGCAACAAAGATATTAGAAGTAGTAGCTGGGGCTTCTGCGTGTTCATGCGTATGGCTGGTAATAACTACTGTGATCTTGCATATGCTAAGGTCGAAGTCGTCCAAGGCATGGACGGGAGTTACATTTCTACAGTTCTAATGAAGGGCGTCCTGAAAATCGGTCCCTTTATTGACATTTATAT ATTCGGCGAGGAGGACaagaaagggaaagagaagATAGAGATGCTGGAGACATGA